The Tachyglossus aculeatus isolate mTacAcu1 chromosome 22, mTacAcu1.pri, whole genome shotgun sequence genome window below encodes:
- the LOC119943678 gene encoding olfactory receptor 4B1-like: protein MAHTNNVTEFMFLGLFQDQEVQKICFMVFLPMYMTTMVGNGLIVLTIKANKSLSSPMFFFLRYLSFVEICYSSTIVPRLITDSLAERKIISMEGCITQLFFFHFLGVAEILMLTAMAYDRYVAICKPLHYAVIMNRQACAVLMGSSWAGGFLHSMVQITVVIRLPFCGPNVIDHYFCDLHPLLKLACTDTSVEGVVVLVNSGLFSVISFLLLVSSYVVILRNLRSRSAEGRRKALSTCTSHITVVILFFGPAIFLYLRPSSTYTEDKMIAVFYTVITPMLNPIIYTLRNAEVKNAMRRMWSRK, encoded by the coding sequence ATGGCTCATACCAACAACGTGACTGAATTCATGTTTTTGGGACTTTTTCAGGATCAGGAGGTGCAGAAaatatgttttatggtatttctccCCATGTACATGACCACTATGGTTGGAAATGGCCTCATTGTATTGACCATCAAGGCCAATAAGAGTCTTAGCTCCCCAATGTTCTTTTTCCTTCGTTACCTGTCCTTTGTGGAGATCTGTTACTCCTCTACAATTGTTCCCAGGCTCATCACCGACTCACTTGCTGAGAGAAAAATCATCTCCATGGAGGGCTGCATCACGCAGTTATTCTTCTTCCATTTCCTGGGGGTCGCCGAGATCCTCATGCTCACAGCaatggcctatgaccgctacgtagccatctgtaagcccctgcACTATGCTGTCATCATGAATCGACAGGCGTGTGCTGTCCTGATGGGCAGTTCATGGGCAGGGGGCTTTCTTCACTCCATGGTTCAAATTACTGTGGTGATCAGGCTCCCCTTCTGTGGCCCTAACGTGATCGACCATTATTTCTGTGACCTCCATCCCTTGTTGAAGCTAGCCTGCACGGACACCTCCGTGGAGGGGGTGGTAGTTCTGGTCAATAGCGGTTTATTCTCTgtaatctccttcctcctcttggtTTCCTCATACGTTGTCATCCTGAGGAACTTGAGATCTCGTTCTGCCGAGGGGAgacgcaaagccctctccacctgcacttcACACATCACCGTGGTCATCCTATTCTTTGGGCCTGCCATCTTCCTGTACTTGCGGCCCTCGTCCACCTACACGGAGGACAAAATGATTGCTGTCTTCTACACGGTGATTACCCCGATgctgaaccccatcatctacacaCTGAGAAATGCCGAGGTGAAAAATGCTATGAGGAGAATGTGGTCGAGAAAGTAG
- the LOC119943739 gene encoding olfactory receptor 4S1-like: MEKRNNVTEFIFLGILQNQVLQRIGFALFALLYTVTLLGNLLIMITINVSPRLASPMYFFLGYLSFVDLCYSTTTTPKMMADLFAERKSISFNGCMTQLFAVHFFGCTEIFLLTVMAYDRCVAICRPLRYPTIMSRRVCQIMVTALWCGAFLHSIVQTLLTIQLPFCGPNVLDHYFCDVHPLLKLACADTTGVGLMVVANSGMISLVAFFILVISYAFILFTLRTQSPEGRRKALSTCGAHITAVFLFFVPCIFMYIRPSHTLAADKMVTLFNTVMPPMLNPLIYTLRNAEVKSCMRKLWR, from the coding sequence ATGGAGAAGAGAAACAATGTGACGGAATTTATTTTCTTGGGAATTTTGCAGAACCAGGTGTTACAGAGAATTGGATTTGCCCTCTTTGCCCTCCTATACACAGTAACATTGTTGGGAAATCTCCTCATAATGATAACCATCAACGTCAGCCCCCGCCTCgcctcccccatgtacttctttctcggCTACCTCTCCTTTGTCGACCTCTGctattccaccaccaccaccccaaagaTGATGGCTGACCTATTTGCCGAGAGAAAATCCATCTCCTTCAATGGCTGCATGACCCAGCTGTTCGCTGTGCACTTCTTCGGCTGCACGGAGATCTTCCTCCTCACAGTGATGGCCTACGACCGGTGCGTGGCCATCTGTAGACCTTTGCGCTACCCAACCATCATGAGCCGGCGGGTGTGTCAAATCATGGTGACCGCCCTCTGGTGTGGTGCGTTTCTACACTCCATCGTTCAGACCCTCCTCACCATCCAGCTTCCCTTCTGCGGTCCCAATGTGCTAGATCACTACTTCTGCGATGTGCATCCCTTGCTGAAACTTGCCTGCGCCGACACCACTGGGGTGGGCCTGATGGTGGTGGCAAACAGTGGGATGATCTCACTGGTGGCCTTCTTCATCCTGGTCATTTCTTACGCCTTCATCTTGTTCACCCTGAGGACCCAGTCGCCTGAGGGGAGGCGGAAAGCGCTCTCgacctgtggggctcacatcacCGCGGTCTTCCTATTCTTTGTCCCCTGTATTTTCATGTACATTCGTCCCTCTCACACCCTAGCAGCGGATAAAATGGTCACTTTATTTAACACCGTTATGCCCCCGatgctgaatcccctcatctacaccctgaggaacgcCGAGGTGAAGAGCTGTATGAGGAAATTGTGGAGGTGA